The following coding sequences are from one Nicotiana tomentosiformis chromosome 3, ASM39032v3, whole genome shotgun sequence window:
- the LOC104091925 gene encoding uncharacterized protein, whose translation MAGGGDHSHGGDFRAKVWSMSGGPYCRPKHWQRNTAIALAGIVLICIPVALKSAELEQRPHLPVRPIPSQLWCKNFGTKDY comes from the exons ATGGCCGGCGGAGGAGACCATTCTCATGGTGGAGATTTCAGGGCTAAGGTCTGGAGTATGAGTGGTGGGCCCTACTGTAGGCCCAAGCATTGGCAGCGCAATACCGCTATTGCCCTTGCCGGAATCGTACTCATCTGCATTCCAGTGGCTTTGAAATCCGCCGAGCTTGAG CAAAGGCCACATCTTCCAGTACGCCCCATTCCTTCTCAGCTCTGGTGCAAGAATTTTGGAACAAAAGACTACTAG
- the LOC104091926 gene encoding single-strand DNA endonuclease 1, whose product MGVKNLWDILESCKKTLPLHHLQNKRVCIDLSCWIVQLQNVNKSHCAIKDKLYLRGLFHRLRALIALNCSLIFVTDGAIPAIKSSTYRRRLNPGNVLTQDEAIKPSSIRRNAGSEFSRMIKEAKVLGNALGIPCLDGIEEAEAQCAVLNYESFCDGCFTSDSDVFLFGARTVYRDICLGEGGYLLCYEMDDIERKLGLGRNSLITLAVILGGDYSEGVYGLGRESACQIVKSIGDSAVLQWIASEGFSFVKKQKGSKKKIEDDKCNGRENAAEYKNPNGSKCPSQMKSQTLQVLNAYLKPKCHSAESDAVQRILVLYPYIRSQLQQICTEFLDWPPEKTDEYILPKIAERELRRFANLRSTASQLGVQLPLNEMPIKCPLSRIIKPRKVQGVDCFEVSWEEMDGLETSIVPADLVQRACPERILEFQERRVQGKKRNNTRSRRPRLEKMPPLGQIDQKLQDLLLEVDRESSAADGATVLFGSASEDDESIAQIHIDSSIQTHSTWNSYSVKKGFASGSPICQEDDILPALSKAEVIDLTSPPPVRHGSGKSKHQEEDNVECIDVIELSDSENDMFSPEHIRRARELRMFIAGIKDKFY is encoded by the exons ATGGGCGTAAAGAACCTTTGGGACATATTAGAATCTTGCAAGAAAACTCTTCCTCTTCATCATCTCCA GAACAAGAGGGTATGTATAGATCTTTCTTGCTGGATAGTTCAACTTCAAAATGTCAACAAATCTCACTGTGCCATCAAAGACAAGCTTTATCTCAGGGGTCTCTTCCACCGCCTTAGAGCTCTCATTGCTTTGAATTGTAGCCTCATCTTTGTCAccg ATGGAGCCATTCCTGCTATCAAATCATCTACTTATAGAAGGCGACTAAATCCTGGAAATGTG CTCACTCAAGATGAGGCGATTAAACCGTCATCAATACGAAGAAACGCAGGATCTGAATTTTCACGCATGATAAAGGAGGCTAAAGTTCTTGGAAATGCACTTGGAATTCCTTGCTTAGATGG GATTGAGGAGGCTGAAGCTCAATGCGCAGTATTAAACTATGAATCATTCTGT GATGGATGTTTCACATCAGATTCTGATGTCTTCCTATTTGGGGCAAGGACAGTGTATAGAGATATTTGCCTTG GGGAAGGTGGGTATCTTCTTTGCTATGAAATGGATGATATTGAGAGAAAGCTTGGACTTGGAAGGAACTCCTTG ATAACGCTGGCTGTTATTCTTGGTGGTGATTACTCTGAAGGAGTTTATGGGCTTGGTCGG GAGTCAGCTTGTCAGATTGTTAAATCAATTGGTGATAGTGCTGTTCTTCAATGGATTGCATCAGAAGGATTTTCCTTCGTAAAGAAGCAAAAAGGTTCTAAGAAAAAGATTGAAGATGACAAATGCAATGGTAGAGAAAATGCTGCAGAGTATAAAAATCCTAATG GAAGCAAATGCCCTTCACAAATGAAAAGTCAGACGTTGCAAGTATTAAATGCATATCTGAAACCAAAGTGCCATTCAGCGGAATCTGATGCCGTACAACG GATTCTTGTGTTGTATCCATATATCCGCAGCCAGCTTCAGCAAATATGCACTGAATTTCTTGATTGGCCTCCTGAGAAGACAG ACGAGTATATCCTTCCTAAGATTGCTGAAAGGGAACTGCGGAGATTCGCCAACTTGCGGTCCACTGCATCACAATTGGGAGTCCAGCTTCCATTAAATGAG ATGCCAATAAAGTGTCCTTTATCTCGAATTATAAAGCCGAGGAAAGTTCAAGGAGTAGATTGCTTTGAGGTATCTTGGGAAGAAATGGATGGACTTGAAACCTCTATAGTACCAGCTGATCTCGTTCAGAG GGCTTGTCCGGAAAGGATTTTGGAGTTCCAGGAAAGACGAGTTcaaggaaagaaaagaaataatacTAGGTCAAGACGACCGAGACTAGAGAAAATGCCGCCATTGGGTCAGATTGATCAAAAACTCCAAGACCTCTTGCTTGAGGTTGATCGAGAAAGCTCAGCTGCTGATGGTGCAACTGTTTTGTTTGGATCAGCATCAGAAGATGATGAAAGCATTGCTCAAATTCATATAGACTCAAGCATACAGACGCATAGTACGTGGAATAGCTACAGTGTCAAGAAGGGTTTTGCTTCTGGGAGCCCCATTTGCCAAGAGGACGACATTTTACCAGCTTTGTCTAAAGCTGAAGTAATTGATCTCACAAGTCCTCCACCAGTGCGGCATGGTTCTGGGAAATCCAAACACCAGGAGGAGGACAACGTTGAATGCATTGATGTAATTGAGCTTAGTGATTCAGAAAATGATATGTTTTCTCCTGAACATATAAGAAGAGCCAGAGAACTGAGAATGTTCATTGCGGGAATTAAGGACAAGTTTTACTGA
- the LOC104091927 gene encoding DNA mismatch repair protein MSH3 isoform X2, which yields MGKPKQQVISRFFAPKPKNEKDPSTSASTPPCTPPPKITATVTFSPAKRLRNSQLTSPPPTKHTKIPKLSPHVHNPPPPLPNPTLHQRFLDKLLEPSTDLLEPSKCYDIQNPKYTPLEQQVVELKAKYPDILLMIEVGYKYRFFGQDAENAARVLGIYAHMDHNFLTASVPTFRLNVHVRRLVSAGYKVGVVKQTETAAIKAHGSNKLGPFGRGLSALYTKATLEASEDVGGGDEGVGSCNNYLCCVVEKGMEDVDFGIEGCRGVDVKIGVVGVEVSTGDVVYGEFNDNFMRVGLEAMILNLMPAELLVAKPISKQTEKLLLAYAGPASNVRVEDVSSDRFSDGGALAEVMSLYEGMQEHYLSNVQEREEAEVKMHEHNRITIQGMMAMPGLAIQALALIIRHLKQFGLERVLCLGASFRPFSCNMEMTLSANALQQLEVLKNNFDGSESGSLLHCMNQTLTVIGSRLLRHWVTHPLCDRNMIAARLDAVSEIAESMKTYRTSYTSFLEVEGADVTISQPEIHHIISSVLSTLGRSPDIQRGITRIFHRKATASEFIAVIQAILTAAKQLQQLWIEEDKSTNLQRETLRSVLLRKLISIASSSTVINAAAKLLSALNKEAADRRDLHNLFFISDGKFPEVAEVTRRVELANEKLDSLIGVYRKQLHVRNLEYMSVAGITHLIELPLDTKVPPDWVKVNSTKKAIRYHPPEVLVALDELALANEQLTVVCQAAWNKFLTSFGGYFAEFQAAVQALASLDCLNSLAILSRNKNYVRPLFVKDDEAVQIHICSGRHPVLERVLQDNFVPNDTDLHAEREYCQIVTGPNMGGKSCYIRQVALIALMAQVGSFVPAFSAKLHVLDGIYTRMGASDSIQQGRSTFLEELSEASDILKKCSASSLVILDELGRGTSTHDGVAIAYATLQYLLEHKKCMILFVTHYPEIVSIKNEYPGSVEPYHVSYLTSQRDVNGDFKSNEKMDLINTEDITYLYKLAPGVCERSFGFKVAQLAQLPVACIQRAIVIAGRLEAAVSNYTVQNRTRRSSSISYSIDGCKESEPVEYVLEPDCLSAGRAERLDDMSELYRELFLNLNFALLEEHDDDRRLQFLMQARGLAAQLISR from the exons ATGGGAAAACCAAAACAACAAGTGATTTCCCGCTTCTTTGCACCAAAACCAAAGAACGAAAAAGACCCTTCAACTTCAGCTTCAACCCCTCCCTGTACTCCACCTCCCAAAATTACTGCCACCGTCACCTTTTCACCTGCAAAACGCCTCAGAAATTCTCAACTCACTTCTCCTCCTCCCACAAAACACACCAAAATCCCTAAGCTATCACCCCACGTACACAACCCACCCCCTCCTCTTCCTAACCCCACTCTCCACCAGAGGTTCCTGGATAAACTTCTAGAACCATCTACCGACCTTCTGGAACCTTCTAAATGTTATGATATTCAAAACCCCAAGTACACACCATTAGAGCAACAAGTTGTGGAGCTTAAGGCCAAGTACCCAGACATTTTATTGATGATCGAAGTTGGTTATAAGTACAGATTTTTTGGTCAGGATGCAGAAAATGCTGCTAGGGTTTTAGGAATTTATGCACATATGGATCACAATTTCTTAACAGCTAGTGTACCGACTTTTCGGCTGAATGTCCACGTAAGGAGGCTGGTGAGTGCAGGATACAAAGTTGGTGTTGTTAAGCAAACGGAGACTGCTGCAATTAAGGCACATGGCTCGAATAAATTGGGCCCTTTTGGCCGTGGGTTATCGGCACTGTACACGAAAGCTACTCTGGAGGCTTCGGAAGATGTAGGGGGTGGAGATGAGGGAGTCGGGTCATGTAATAACTATTTGTGTTGTGTTGTTGAGAAGGGAATGGAGGatgttgattttgggattgagggTTGTAGGGGGGTTGATGTGAAAATCGGGGTTGTTGGGGTTGAAGTTTCGACCGGAGATGTTGTTTATGGGGAGTTCAATGATAATTTTATGAGGGTGGGGTTGGAGGCGATGATCCTCAACTTGATGCCAGCTGAATTGCTTGTTGCCAAGCCTATATCTAAGCAGACAGAGAAG CTGCTACTGGCTTATGCTGGACCAGCATCTAATGTTAGGGTGGAGGATGTATCATCAGATCGGTTCAGTGATGGCGGTGCTCTTGCTGAAGTGATGTCTCTATATGAGGGCATGCAGGAACATTATTTGTCAAATGTCCAAGAAAGGGAAGAGGCTGAAGTGAAAATGCACGAACACAATCGGATCACAATCCAG GGAATGATGGCAATGCCTGGTCTGGCTATACAAGCATTGGCCTTAATTATTAGACATCTAAAACAATTTGGTTTGGAAAGAGTTCTGTGCTTGGGAGCTTCATTTCGTCCCTTCTCTTGCAACATGGAGATGACCCTTTCAGCCAATGCACTGCAGCAACTTGAG GTTTTGAAGAATAATTTTGACGGATCCGAATCTGGCTCCTTACTGCATTGTATGAATCAGACACTTACTGTAATTGGTTCAAGGCTTCTCAGGCACTGG GTGACTCATCCTTTATGTGATAGAAACATGATAGCTGCTCGTCTTGATGCAGTTTCAGAGATTGCAGAATCTATGAAAACTTATCGAACTTCTTATACTTCTTTCTTAGAGGTGGAAGGTGCTGATGTCACCATTTCGCAACCAGAGATACATCATATAATTTCTTCAGTTCTGTCCACTCTAGGAAGGTCACCAGATATTCAACGCGGGATTACAAGAATTTTTCACAGAAAAGCTACCGCATCTGAG TTTATTGCAGTCATTCAAGCTATCTTGACTGCTGCAAAACAACTTCAGCAGCTTTGGATAGAAGAGGATAAAAGTACGAATCTGCAAAGAGAGACCTTGCGCTCAGTACTGTTGAGAAAGTTGATATCAATTGCCTCATCGTCTACTGTTATTAATGCTGCCGCAAAGCTTTTGTCTGCTTTAAACAAGGAAGCCGCTGACAGACGAGATCTTCACAATTTATTCTTCATTTCGGATGGAAAGTTCCCTGAG GTTGCTGAAGTTACAAGGAGAGTTGAGTTGGCAAATGAGAAGTTAGACTCATTAATTGGTGTGTATCGCAAGCAGCTTCATGTCCGCAATTTGGAGTACATGAGTGTAGCTGGAATTACACATTTGATAGAG TTGCCTCTAGACACAAAGGTGCCGCCAGATTGGGTCAAAGTGAACAGTACTAAGAAAGCAATACGCTATCATCCACCAGAAGTATTAGTGGCTTTAGATGAATTAGCATTGGCAAATGAGCAGCTCACTGTCGTTTGCCAAGCTgcttggaataaatttttaacgAGTTTTGGTGGATACTTTGCTGAGTTCCAAGCAGCTGTGCAAGCCCTGGCTTCACTGGATTGTCTAAATTCTCTTGCCATTCTTTCGAGGAATAAg AATTATGTCCGTCCACTCtttgtgaaagatgatgaggctGTTCAGATACATATTTGCTCTGGTCGTCACCCG GTTTTGGAGAGAGTATTACAAGATAACTTTGTCCCAAATGATACAGATTTGCATGCAGAAAGAGAGTATTGTCAGATTGTTACTGGACCAAATATGGGAGGAAAAAGTTGCTATATTCGCCAAGTTGCTCTTATTGCTTTGATGGCTCAG GTTGGATCCTTTGTTCCAGCGTTCTCTGCAAAACTGCACGTGCTAGATGGCATATATACTCGCATGGGTGCATCAGACAGTATACAGCAAGGAAGAAGTACATTCTTAGAAGAACTCAGCGAGGCTTCTGATATACTGAAAAAATGCTCAGCCAGCTCGTTGGTTATACTTGATGAGCTTGGGAGAGGCACCAGTACGCATGATGGCGTAGCAATTGCTTATGCAACACTTCAGTATCTCCTAGAGCACAAGAAATGCATGATTCTATTTGTCACCCATTACCCTGAAATTGTCAGTATCAAGAATGAATATCCAGGCTCTGTGGAACCATACCATGTGTCATACCTGACATCCCAAAGAGACGTGAATGGCGATTTCAAGTCAAATGAGAAGATGGATCTCATCAATACTGAAGACATCACCTACCTTTACAAACTTGCACCAGGGGTCTGTGAGAGAAGTTTTGGTTTTAAAGTTGCTCAGCTTGCACAA CTGCCGGTTGCGTGTATTCAACGAGCCATTGTAATAGCTGGAAGACTAGAAGCAGCAGTCTCTAACTACACAGTGCAAAATCGAACTAGAAGGAGCTCTTCCATAAGTTATAGCATAGATGGTTGTAAAGAATCTGAACCAGTGGAGTATGTCTTAGAACCTGATTGCTTgtctgctggaagagctgaacgCTTAGATGATATGAGCGAGCTTTATAGGGAGTTGTTTCTGAACCTAAACTTCGCACTTCTTGAAGAACATGATGATGACAGGAGGCTTCAGTTTCTAATGCAGGCTAGAGGGCTTGCAGCTCAGTTAATAAGTAG GTAA
- the LOC104091927 gene encoding DNA mismatch repair protein MSH3 isoform X1, whose product MGKPKQQVISRFFAPKPKNEKDPSTSASTPPCTPPPKITATVTFSPAKRLRNSQLTSPPPTKHTKIPKLSPHVHNPPPPLPNPTLHQRFLDKLLEPSTDLLEPSKCYDIQNPKYTPLEQQVVELKAKYPDILLMIEVGYKYRFFGQDAENAARVLGIYAHMDHNFLTASVPTFRLNVHVRRLVSAGYKVGVVKQTETAAIKAHGSNKLGPFGRGLSALYTKATLEASEDVGGGDEGVGSCNNYLCCVVEKGMEDVDFGIEGCRGVDVKIGVVGVEVSTGDVVYGEFNDNFMRVGLEAMILNLMPAELLVAKPISKQTEKLLLAYAGPASNVRVEDVSSDRFSDGGALAEVMSLYEGMQEHYLSNVQEREEAEVKMHEHNRITIQGMMAMPGLAIQALALIIRHLKQFGLERVLCLGASFRPFSCNMEMTLSANALQQLEVLKNNFDGSESGSLLHCMNQTLTVIGSRLLRHWVTHPLCDRNMIAARLDAVSEIAESMKTYRTSYTSFLEVEGADVTISQPEIHHIISSVLSTLGRSPDIQRGITRIFHRKATASEFIAVIQAILTAAKQLQQLWIEEDKSTNLQRETLRSVLLRKLISIASSSTVINAAAKLLSALNKEAADRRDLHNLFFISDGKFPEVAEVTRRVELANEKLDSLIGVYRKQLHVRNLEYMSVAGITHLIELPLDTKVPPDWVKVNSTKKAIRYHPPEVLVALDELALANEQLTVVCQAAWNKFLTSFGGYFAEFQAAVQALASLDCLNSLAILSRNKNYVRPLFVKDDEAVQIHICSGRHPVLERVLQDNFVPNDTDLHAEREYCQIVTGPNMGGKSCYIRQVALIALMAQVGSFVPAFSAKLHVLDGIYTRMGASDSIQQGRSTFLEELSEASDILKKCSASSLVILDELGRGTSTHDGVAIAYATLQYLLEHKKCMILFVTHYPEIVSIKNEYPGSVEPYHVSYLTSQRDVNGDFKSNEKMDLINTEDITYLYKLAPGVCERSFGFKVAQLAQLPVACIQRAIVIAGRLEAAVSNYTVQNRTRRSSSISYSIDGCKESEPVEYVLEPDCLSAGRAERLDDMSELYRELFLNLNFALLEEHDDDRRLQFLMQARGLAAQLISSCISS is encoded by the exons ATGGGAAAACCAAAACAACAAGTGATTTCCCGCTTCTTTGCACCAAAACCAAAGAACGAAAAAGACCCTTCAACTTCAGCTTCAACCCCTCCCTGTACTCCACCTCCCAAAATTACTGCCACCGTCACCTTTTCACCTGCAAAACGCCTCAGAAATTCTCAACTCACTTCTCCTCCTCCCACAAAACACACCAAAATCCCTAAGCTATCACCCCACGTACACAACCCACCCCCTCCTCTTCCTAACCCCACTCTCCACCAGAGGTTCCTGGATAAACTTCTAGAACCATCTACCGACCTTCTGGAACCTTCTAAATGTTATGATATTCAAAACCCCAAGTACACACCATTAGAGCAACAAGTTGTGGAGCTTAAGGCCAAGTACCCAGACATTTTATTGATGATCGAAGTTGGTTATAAGTACAGATTTTTTGGTCAGGATGCAGAAAATGCTGCTAGGGTTTTAGGAATTTATGCACATATGGATCACAATTTCTTAACAGCTAGTGTACCGACTTTTCGGCTGAATGTCCACGTAAGGAGGCTGGTGAGTGCAGGATACAAAGTTGGTGTTGTTAAGCAAACGGAGACTGCTGCAATTAAGGCACATGGCTCGAATAAATTGGGCCCTTTTGGCCGTGGGTTATCGGCACTGTACACGAAAGCTACTCTGGAGGCTTCGGAAGATGTAGGGGGTGGAGATGAGGGAGTCGGGTCATGTAATAACTATTTGTGTTGTGTTGTTGAGAAGGGAATGGAGGatgttgattttgggattgagggTTGTAGGGGGGTTGATGTGAAAATCGGGGTTGTTGGGGTTGAAGTTTCGACCGGAGATGTTGTTTATGGGGAGTTCAATGATAATTTTATGAGGGTGGGGTTGGAGGCGATGATCCTCAACTTGATGCCAGCTGAATTGCTTGTTGCCAAGCCTATATCTAAGCAGACAGAGAAG CTGCTACTGGCTTATGCTGGACCAGCATCTAATGTTAGGGTGGAGGATGTATCATCAGATCGGTTCAGTGATGGCGGTGCTCTTGCTGAAGTGATGTCTCTATATGAGGGCATGCAGGAACATTATTTGTCAAATGTCCAAGAAAGGGAAGAGGCTGAAGTGAAAATGCACGAACACAATCGGATCACAATCCAG GGAATGATGGCAATGCCTGGTCTGGCTATACAAGCATTGGCCTTAATTATTAGACATCTAAAACAATTTGGTTTGGAAAGAGTTCTGTGCTTGGGAGCTTCATTTCGTCCCTTCTCTTGCAACATGGAGATGACCCTTTCAGCCAATGCACTGCAGCAACTTGAG GTTTTGAAGAATAATTTTGACGGATCCGAATCTGGCTCCTTACTGCATTGTATGAATCAGACACTTACTGTAATTGGTTCAAGGCTTCTCAGGCACTGG GTGACTCATCCTTTATGTGATAGAAACATGATAGCTGCTCGTCTTGATGCAGTTTCAGAGATTGCAGAATCTATGAAAACTTATCGAACTTCTTATACTTCTTTCTTAGAGGTGGAAGGTGCTGATGTCACCATTTCGCAACCAGAGATACATCATATAATTTCTTCAGTTCTGTCCACTCTAGGAAGGTCACCAGATATTCAACGCGGGATTACAAGAATTTTTCACAGAAAAGCTACCGCATCTGAG TTTATTGCAGTCATTCAAGCTATCTTGACTGCTGCAAAACAACTTCAGCAGCTTTGGATAGAAGAGGATAAAAGTACGAATCTGCAAAGAGAGACCTTGCGCTCAGTACTGTTGAGAAAGTTGATATCAATTGCCTCATCGTCTACTGTTATTAATGCTGCCGCAAAGCTTTTGTCTGCTTTAAACAAGGAAGCCGCTGACAGACGAGATCTTCACAATTTATTCTTCATTTCGGATGGAAAGTTCCCTGAG GTTGCTGAAGTTACAAGGAGAGTTGAGTTGGCAAATGAGAAGTTAGACTCATTAATTGGTGTGTATCGCAAGCAGCTTCATGTCCGCAATTTGGAGTACATGAGTGTAGCTGGAATTACACATTTGATAGAG TTGCCTCTAGACACAAAGGTGCCGCCAGATTGGGTCAAAGTGAACAGTACTAAGAAAGCAATACGCTATCATCCACCAGAAGTATTAGTGGCTTTAGATGAATTAGCATTGGCAAATGAGCAGCTCACTGTCGTTTGCCAAGCTgcttggaataaatttttaacgAGTTTTGGTGGATACTTTGCTGAGTTCCAAGCAGCTGTGCAAGCCCTGGCTTCACTGGATTGTCTAAATTCTCTTGCCATTCTTTCGAGGAATAAg AATTATGTCCGTCCACTCtttgtgaaagatgatgaggctGTTCAGATACATATTTGCTCTGGTCGTCACCCG GTTTTGGAGAGAGTATTACAAGATAACTTTGTCCCAAATGATACAGATTTGCATGCAGAAAGAGAGTATTGTCAGATTGTTACTGGACCAAATATGGGAGGAAAAAGTTGCTATATTCGCCAAGTTGCTCTTATTGCTTTGATGGCTCAG GTTGGATCCTTTGTTCCAGCGTTCTCTGCAAAACTGCACGTGCTAGATGGCATATATACTCGCATGGGTGCATCAGACAGTATACAGCAAGGAAGAAGTACATTCTTAGAAGAACTCAGCGAGGCTTCTGATATACTGAAAAAATGCTCAGCCAGCTCGTTGGTTATACTTGATGAGCTTGGGAGAGGCACCAGTACGCATGATGGCGTAGCAATTGCTTATGCAACACTTCAGTATCTCCTAGAGCACAAGAAATGCATGATTCTATTTGTCACCCATTACCCTGAAATTGTCAGTATCAAGAATGAATATCCAGGCTCTGTGGAACCATACCATGTGTCATACCTGACATCCCAAAGAGACGTGAATGGCGATTTCAAGTCAAATGAGAAGATGGATCTCATCAATACTGAAGACATCACCTACCTTTACAAACTTGCACCAGGGGTCTGTGAGAGAAGTTTTGGTTTTAAAGTTGCTCAGCTTGCACAA CTGCCGGTTGCGTGTATTCAACGAGCCATTGTAATAGCTGGAAGACTAGAAGCAGCAGTCTCTAACTACACAGTGCAAAATCGAACTAGAAGGAGCTCTTCCATAAGTTATAGCATAGATGGTTGTAAAGAATCTGAACCAGTGGAGTATGTCTTAGAACCTGATTGCTTgtctgctggaagagctgaacgCTTAGATGATATGAGCGAGCTTTATAGGGAGTTGTTTCTGAACCTAAACTTCGCACTTCTTGAAGAACATGATGATGACAGGAGGCTTCAGTTTCTAATGCAGGCTAGAGGGCTTGCAGCTCAGTTAATAAGTAG TTGCATTTCTTCATAA